TTTTTTGGAAAACTAAATTAAGAGGATCAGTAGGAAGCAAAGGAGGAAAATGCACAAAATGGTGATGAAATATTTTTCGCCTTTAATgtcttttttcagttttgttctgcTGAAGTAGAAATGTAATACTGAATATTCTTGCACATATATGTAATTTTGAACATTATTAATACATACCCACTGCAAATGTTTCCAATTCAAACTGAGATAAATACAAACATAGTAGAATGTttatgggtgtgtgtgtctgtgtctacACACATACTTCCCCCAACACATCTGATAATACATTTATTCATATATATATGTAAGGTGGTTCCACTAGTTCAGTAATTCTCTGATCAAGCCTTCCAATCAATTAACAGGCAATATAGAAATATCTTATAACATTATTGGTTCCAGTCATTTATCTTAGAGTACTTTTGCTGATACATTTTAAAGGGATGTTATTTTGGAAAATGTCCtggtttttaaaagttattttccatGTTGCAGCTGCATCAGTAAGTGGTTCATCAGAGGATATTCACTAGCCATTGACATTTCTGTTTTAGGTTTTGTGCGATATGGATTTTAAAGGAGGGGGATGGACTGTGATTCAGAAAAGAACCGACGGGGTAATTGACTTCCAAAGAAATTGGTCAGAATACCTGGATGGATTTGGAGATCTTTCAGGTACTAATTTAATATGTTCGAGAGATTAACATTCTAAATTTTCCAGATTCTAAGTATATTTTCTTATTGTAAAAAAGGGCTTTGGACCCAATCGTGAAAATGAAAAGTTCTGTCTAAGGACAGCTCCTCCTTCAGAGGAGCTTGTTAAAGGAAGGAAAGCTCACAATTTTTCAGCTTCAGAAAGAACCACAACCCATGCTGGGCAAGCTTTCATGGTCTGAGGCTCATAAATGCATCACACCTCAAACATGTTCTTATCAAGAGGGTTTGAGATTTGATGTGGCTCTAACATTTAGCAATGTTACTATTAAGATTGACACTGGATTATGTGTGGCCAAGCAGACAATCCACCCAATTTTTTGTACACCTGTACTGTATACTGCAATTTAGTTCTCGCTTCTGTATATATgtcactgaggccatgtctacactactggctaaattggcactgctgcgatcgatgcagcagtgtcaatttagtgggtctggtgaagacacactaaGTCGATgcgagagcgctctcccatcgatgtctgtactccacctccccgagaggcggacGCTATGTCGATAGGAGAGTGTCTGAACTAGCGTAAATTAGATCGACTCACagcgttagtgtagaccagccctgagtaaGGACATGTGTACAGGAGAATCCAGTTCATAGATTTTCATGATGAACTAGAGAACCTTCTCCTCCTTCCTAAGCCTTTTAAGTAAGCATATTCCTTTCAACCAGCACAATATTCATTACTTTTGGTCCAGGAAGGGAAATAGAGTGGGGAAAATGGAAGAGATAATTTTGTTTCTATAGATATTTTTTACAAAGTTTATGtgatttatattatatttttttcacaggGGACTTTTGGCTTGGACTGAGGAAAGTTTTTCATATAGTAAATCAGAAAACAACAAGCTTTATGCTTTATGTGGGTTTGGAATCTGAAGATGACACATATGCCTATGCATCTTATGACAACTTTTGGCTAGAGGATGAAGCGTGTTCCTTTAAAATCCATTTAGGGCGTTATTCAGGAACTGCTGGTAAGACCACGctcttaaatattaaaataagtcTGTCTAAAAAAGGTGGAGATGATGAAATATTTAGTTAGGATAATATGAAAAATGTCCATTTCTAATTTGTGTTTTtctataaaataaattatttctgtGAATGATGAATTTTCAAGCTGTGAAAGTGAGTGACTATTAATGCTATGGTGATTGGTTGGAGCAAGGTTTATTTTTTGTATAGgcataatcccccccccccatcccaccccaagaAGGAATTTGAGTAAATTCAAGTTAAGTGTGAGATATATAATGCAATAAGGGTCTGATTCTTTAGCTGctctgggcctgatctaaagcctactgaagtcaataagagtttttcAGATGTTAGTCACGTTGTTTAATGGACTACTGGAAGATGCTTCGATGCCATGCTGATGAGGGTGAAAAAAGAAACTGAATAGAATAAATCAAGCCCAGAGTGTGCAGAACTTCCATTGATATCACTGGCAGTTCTGTAAATGTAGTGGATGAAATCACAATTTAAGTACTTGTATCGAAGAAGAGTTAAGGCCATTCCAAACGGGTAAAGGTATTTCAATTTTCTATTAACGATCTTACAGTACACTTCATCTCATTTCAGCCCTTTTGCTTTCCAGTcacatttattaaaatgtatcAGTATTCCTCCAAAACTATACTGATGGTTGCTAACTTCTCTTCACACTTTGTCTCTCTTGGTAGCCAGCAGTAGACAGTCCTTTGTCTTATTTAACCTGATGTGGGAAGTAGTAATATTCCTGCTTAAAGTACAGGACTGGTTGCCTAGAACTCCTGTGTTATAATGAACATAGTTTACAGACTTCCTTTCTCTCGGGGGCCCAAAGCCACTCACAGTGGACTAGATTTCAAAAGTGACCTCATATTTTAGATTCCAACTTGAAACAGCCCTCACCTGGAGCTGTGGTTGCGCAGCACCTGTGAAAACCAGGCCTTAGGTGTCTAAAAACGGGCATTCAAAATTAGAGGCCACCATTGAAAATCTGAATCACAACCTCTCTTTTTTCTGTTTCCCCatcttttgtttctatttttgagGACAGAAAGCTCTAGATTACATGCATGCTAAGTACTTATTGTTAGAAAGCCACATTAAAGCCATGATCTGTTCTGACTCTTCAAATTCTCCTGCAATTCTCAGTATTCCTCCTGGTTTCAGTAATAACTAttcctttctttccctctctctccagcacataactctccctctctctcacacacacagttgtgGTGTCATGCCACAACACATCACCCTGGATGTTTGAAGAAATGCAGCTTTCCAACAAATGAGGATAAAAAATGCAATTTATGCATTAATTAGAGGGCTTTGGttttgtacaaaaaataattatCTTAACATTTATGGCAGTTTCTTTCTGGTCTGTTTCACTCAGGTGATGCATTTCGAGGATACAGAAAGGAAGATAACCAGAATGCAATGCCCTTCAGCACTTTTGATGTAGATAATGATGGATGCAACCCAGTATGCTCTATCCAAGAGCAACCTGTGAAGAGCTGCAGTAATTTCAGCGATAACACTGGCTGGTGGTTCAATCAGTGTGGCCTTGCAAATCTCAATGGTGTTCATCGTTTCACAGGAAAGTTTCTTGCAACAGGGATTCATTGGGATACGTGGGCAGAGAATAATAAACTAATCAGAATTAAATCAGTTTCGATGAAAATTAGAAGAACCTATAATCCGTATTTCAAATAGCAGCCTATTAACATAGAATTATAGCTTTTCTTGCAATTATGCTGGTTGATATATCAGCATAATCTTAAAGCCTCTCACTTGTAGTTAAATAATCCAGTCTTACGAATTATGTTAACTATTTACATACAGTACTACTTTGTTAACTGCACTTTTCAGCACTACTTAATCAATTTTATTTCCTTTATGAAATTATGCCTGATGATATAATACTACCGTATGTCAGTATAGCTCAGTGGGTTAGCACCCTCACCTCTGAATGAGAAGGTCCTACGTGTAATATTTATCATATGAGCACAAGGCTTTTCGCGTTCATTAATTTCTATTCAGCTGCCTCTTATGAAATTCTCAGAACTGGTGGCAGCATTTTAACACACACATCTTtgcatttcacattttttttaaataataaagtgACAGTAATGCTGACTTTTGAAATTAGTTTCTCTGCATATCTGAGTTGCCAAGaaacaatcagaaaaaaaaatctatcatcaGTAAAATGCAGCAAAACACATGTATGTCATTAAGATAATttagaaaaatacattatttcctTTATCTGGCATGAATTTCCAGACTCCTGCAATCCTTACTTAAGCAAGACTCTCACGGATTTCAATAGAAATCCCATTAGAGTAGGGTCAACATGGTCAAGGATACTTTCAGATCTGATTTGTAAACTAGTTAGGCATGCACTTCCACGCCCCAAAACTATGGCTCTATTTTGCACTCACAAATGCATGGCTGATTTCTTTAACAAGTGAGTCCTTAATATGTAAAACAGATTTAGGGCTTTCTAATGGCCTAAATTATGAATTCACTAAAAATGAATGCGTGCACGACATGCATGATCACCAACAGACCTTGTAGGAATTTCAAAATGTCTTTGAAATTGTAACTTTTGGAACTATGGACCTGATCTTGCATCTCTCACTCTATAGAAGTGCCTATTATATTAAATAATCTggattgtttgtatttttttctgtcaGTAAAAATGCACGGCTATCAATAAAAATATGAATATTGTCAGAGCAATTGTTGTTTCAGAGTCTGGCATCCTTGTTGCACAAAGTATATGTCCCTGTTTCGCCCGTCTTTTGCTTCAGTTTTAATCAGGAGTAACTGTTGTAAGCAATGTTGTAAACCTAAAAAGGGTGTCTATGGACCACATTCTCCACTACCTTGCACCCTGGGTTATCATTTACATCTCTAAAAAGTGAGTGTGAAACATGATCAGTTCAGAAAGGTCATGTTTTACACCTTCTTTCCACAAATGTAGTTAACTTCACAGGGGACAAGGCGGtggggaatcaggccctgtaGGTGTAGAAAGTCACACCTAAATGCCAGTCATCttcaatacatttttaatgcAAACCTTACAGTGGATTCTGACTCAATTACACTAGTCACCTGTcccactgtataaacacagaactgaAAGACAAGTATAAGACAAGTGACAACAGGtgtagacagacagatgggggaacaTAAGAATCAacgagacaatactggtcagcacaCCAGCTGTCTAACTggtgtcaagttttttgtagacaACATGGCAAAAGAGAGATTTGAGGAATGATTTGAAGGAGGGCAATGCGTTGGCTTTGcaaatgtttacagggagctcctcccaagtgcAAGGGGCTTGCATGGGTGAAAGcataaaggtgcttgtttgaaactgtaacaagtgggtgatgaaggctggcaTCTTTGAGCAGGGTGGAGGTGGGTGTTAACATTCATAGATgaatagaatttaaggccagaagtgaccattagatcatctcgtctgacctgtGTGAcccaggccattacatttcatccagttactccgaTATTGAGCCCAATCGCttatgtttgactaaagcataatttgtgttttggctaaagcatcttccagaaaggcatccagtcttgatttgaagacatcaagagatggagaatccaccacttcccttggtaatttgttttGGTGGTTAACCagcctaattttaaaaatattctgccttatttctaatttgaatttttctggcttcagcttctagtcactggttcttgttatgcctttctccactagattaaagagtccCTTAGTACCCAATATTTTCTCCCCAATGACGGTACGTATaccctgtaatcaagtcactgctcaatcttttcttttcttttttctttttgataaactaaacagattgagctctttaaggctGTCATGGtaaagcattttctccagcccttaaatcacttttgtagctcttttctgtaccttctccaatttttcaacatcacttttaaaatgtggacaccagaactatatGTGCTATTCCAGTATCGGTCTCAGCAATCACCTCCTTATTTCTACTTGCTACTCCCCttcttatacatccaaggatcgcattagccatTTTTTGCCACAGCAACAAGCTCAAGTTTTGTCACTTTGCCAACTCAGGGCCCTAACAGCGTCGGAGCGGTCCGCCATATGGTCAGCGGGGAATCCCACTGAAACATGCTGACCTCATGAGGGTGCGAGGTACCACcccctcaccctccctgggtcacttcctaccggcTTTCCTGCAGCAGCAGTCCATAGGGTATCGGGGCCTCCAGGCTCCTCAGCGCAGGACGGTCCCTGGGGTTCCGATAGCGGCAGACCTCTGGTCCAGGTCTCGGGCTCTTCAGCTCCCGTAGGTAAGGGTTGTAATGGCTTCTGGGCTGGAGCCCCTACCAAGCGTCCTTCCTCCTCATCAGACCCCCCCCAGACTGAGCTATGCTGCTCACTTTTacactgcagcagcagttggGGCCATGCCATTAGCAGAAACATCTCTCTGACATAGATTGCTGGATCTCCTCCATAGGATTGgaaaggaatcatagaatcatagaatatcagggttggaagggacctcaggaggtcatctagtccaaccccctgctcaaagcaggaccaattcccaactaaatcatcccagccagggctttgtcaagccgggccttaaaaacctccaaggaaggagactccaccacctccctaggtaatgcattctagtgcttcaccactcctagtgaaatagtgtttcctactatccaacctagttGAATAGTTCCTAATAtccaccctcccccactgcaacttgaaccTCTCTTTTCCATTCTGGTACCTTGAAAACCACTATGTTCTTCAAATGTTGGCCAGTCTTTAAAGAAGAAATTGCAGTCTGGTGACATAGCCCCAGAAAGGAACTACTCCGTCCCCACCCTCTTTGAGACAATATGGCTGTCTTCTTCTTCCTTTATGCTGCTTTTCCTGGTGAGGGTCGTGGCAGCAGCATGGAGAGTAGGGAGGACCAGACCTCCCTGTCCTCTGCTACAGGTTCCACCTTCTCCTAGAGTATTCCCCAGCgttcccagcccagccgggagaTATAATCCCTCCAGCATGTCCTGGGTTGGCCTCGGGGCCTCTACCCAGTGAGACATGCCCAGTAGAGTTCCAAAGGAAGCCTCCCAGGGGGCATCCTTATCAGGTGCCTGAACCACTTCAGCTGGTGCCTCTCGATCCAGAGGAGTAGTGGCTTTACTCCAAGGCCCTCCCGTATAGCCGAGCTCCTCACCCTGTCTCGGAGAATATGCCCAGCCACCCTGCAGAGAAACCTCATTTCCGCCGCTTGTACCCACAATCTTGTCCTTTCAGTCATTACTCAAAGTTCATGACCATAGGTGAGGATGCGGCCATAGATCGACCTGTAAACTGAGAGCTTTGTCTAAGAACTCATCTCCCACTTCACTACCACTTGGTACAGCTCCCGCATCACTGCCGCCACCGCCACACCAATCCGCCAGTCGATCTCACTCTCACACTTACATTCGCTCGTGAACAAAACCCCAATAAACTTGAACTCTTCCACTAAGGGCAACTGCTCCCCCTCACCTGGAGAGAACAGCCCAATTTTTTCCAGCCACTTCATACTCAGCAAAGAAACTTTCAAGTGCGTGTCAGAGACCATAGTCCGAAGAAGCAACAAGAACAACATCATCTGCGAACAGCAGAGATGCCACCTCTGAGTCCCTGTATCAGATGCACTCCACAGTTTGGCTGCACCTTGATAGCCTGTCCATTGTAATAACAATGCCAAGAATACAAACACAACTTTCACTCTGAAAATAGAGGGACCAGATAGCATGCGAAAGCAGCACCAGTACCTCATACTCCCGCAGCACTTCCCACAAGACATCTCAGGAAACACGGTCATTTGCCTTCTCCAGGTCTACAAATCAAAGGTAGACCAGAGTATCAAACTTCCATGACCCCTCAAATATCTGTGAGAGAGCAAAGAGCTGGTTCGTTGTTCCACGTCCGGGACAGAATCCACATGTTCCTTCTGAATCCAAGGTTCAACTAATGGGTGTAACCTCCTCTCCAGCACTATGGCATTTGCCGGGGAGACTGCAGAATATGATCCCCCTATAATTGGAACACACACTCTGGTTTCCTTTCTTAAAGATCGGTACCACCACCCGGACCTTCCACATAACATATAAGAGACGCGTTAACCACAACACCCCAGCGTTGTCCAATGATTTCAACATCTCTGGATGAATCTCATCCACCCTTGCTTCCTTTACTGCCATAGCAACCTCATCAAAAGAAATAGATCCAATCTCACCAGAAGTTTCCTACGTTGCCGCCTGAAAGGACGGCATGTCCATCCGTTTGaggagttcctcaaagtgcttcTTCCATCTCTCAACAAGCTCTTCAGTCGAGGTCAGTATTTCACTTGCTGAGAATAGCCTGGGCAATGCGCTGCTGACCCCTCCTAAGGCGATGAATGGTTTGCCAGAACACCTTTGAGGCCATCCAGTAGTCATTCTCCATGGTCTTTCCAAACTCCTCCTAAGCCCAGGCTTTTGCTTCAACAACCGCCCAGAGCCACAGCCCTCTTGGCCAGCCAGGACCTCTCAGCCATATCAGGAGTCCTGTTCATGAGAATTTCTCGGAAGGCCTCCTTCTTCGACTTGACAGTTTCCCTTACCACTAGTGTCTACCAGTGGGTCCTAGGGTTGCCACCATGACAGGCAGCCAACTGTCTTCAGGCCACAGCTTTTTGTGGCTGCCTCAATGATTGAGGCCCTGACCATGGGCCACTCAGACTCAATATCCAAGACCTCACCCAGAATGCAGAAGAAGTTCTTCCAGCGGTGGGAATTCAATTCTTTCCACACAAGGTCCTCCACCAGCCATTCCCAGGCGACCTGCACTGATCATTTGGGCCTCCCATGTCTATCCGTGCATTGGATCCAACTCACCACCAAGTGGTGATCAGTTGACAGCTCTGCCCCGCTCTTCAACCAAGTGTCCAGAACATATGGCCTTGGTTTGAAGAGACAACTATGAAGTCTATCATCGATCTTCAGCCCAAGGTACTCTGGTACCAAGTACATTTCAGAGCAACCTTGTGTTCGAACATAGTGTTCATTATGGACAATCCACAACTAGCACAGAAGTCCAATAATAACTCAC
The Emys orbicularis isolate rEmyOrb1 chromosome 1, rEmyOrb1.hap1, whole genome shotgun sequence DNA segment above includes these coding regions:
- the ANGPTL5 gene encoding angiopoietin-related protein 5; amino-acid sequence: MIQFSPTSLICLNIIFFIGGETVLGNVRPCSTKGTLNGSAMETPPKTAEKNTSTAISKQKEQCLVPCDIQAKMLRGEKHYMCRNLQNSLVEYARSTKKLVRNMMDDQQSSLDYLSNQVSELMNRVLLLNAEVLRKHLDPLPYKAVQSHGLDCTDIKDTIGSVAKTPSGLYIIHPEGSNYPYEVLCDMDFKGGGWTVIQKRTDGVIDFQRNWSEYLDGFGDLSGDFWLGLRKVFHIVNQKTTSFMLYVGLESEDDTYAYASYDNFWLEDEACSFKIHLGRYSGTAGDAFRGYRKEDNQNAMPFSTFDVDNDGCNPVCSIQEQPVKSCSNFSDNTGWWFNQCGLANLNGVHRFTGKFLATGIHWDTWAENNKLIRIKSVSMKIRRTYNPYFK